TTGCTGGCCGCGCGCTGTGCCGCGCCGATGATGCTCTCGCAGCGCGCGGGATTGATGATCAGCACGGTAGCATGGGATGAGGGGAAGTATCTGGGCAATCTTTATTACGACGCGGCGAAGAGCGCGCTGGTGCGGATGATGTGGGGGATGTCGCGGGAGCTGTTTCCCTTTGGCGTGGCCTCCGTGGCGCTGGCTCCGGGTTTTGTGCGCACCGAGCGGGTGATGGCGGCGCATGCCGAGCAGCCGTTCGATTTGCGCCAGACCGAGTCTCCCGAATACGCGGGACGCGCGGTGGCGGCACTGGCGGCAGATCCGGACTATGTGCAGCAGACGGGCAAAGTGCTGTATGCGGGAGACCTGGCTAAGCATTACGAGTTCACAGATATTGATGGACGGTGGGTGCCGAAGTTTCGATTGCCGGAAGAATACGCGTGAAGAAAATGCTGAAAGGCTGAAATACTGAAAAGCTGAAAAGCAGACGGAAGACAACCTGACGGGCGCTATTTACTGATCCTATATATGTTATGCAGGTCGCTGTGCGCGGGGAGTAGTTATGGACGTAAAGAAAGTGTTATCAGCAAAGAATGTCGCCGTGGGCAGCATTGTGACCGTGGCGGCGGTTCTTTCGAGTATTCAATCCATCAGAGACAATGTGGCAAAGCTGTGGCCGCATCAAACGGAAACAGCGGCTTTGCAGTGGAACACCCTGGAGGATGACCGGGCCACAGGACGGTTGACACTGGACTTTTACTGGCCCGGGACCAAGGATGCGGATGCGCCGGTGGTGAGGAGTTCGCGGATTGAAGGGGCGCGGCGGGTTCCCGATAATGATTCGGTGGTGTTTGCGGTGGGCCAGAGATTGGGACGGGATAAGTGGCCCCTTGCCCTGCAACGCATGAGGAACGGAAAAGTCTGGCAGGACGTGAAGATTACGGTTCAGACCGACCGTGCGGGCGTTGCGCAGATTTACGTTCCGCAGGAAGAGGTGAGCAGCCCGCCGGAAGCGGCGGCTACTCCGCCGGAAAAGGCAACCCCGGGGAGGGTTCCGCAGCGGACGACGCCGGAGAAATCCTCACCGCCGCCTGTGCAGCCGGGGCGCAGAGATACGGTGATCGGTTCGGTTCAGAGCACCGTGGAGCAGGCGGCGCTCAAGAAGCTTCAGGAGATTCTGACCTCGGGCACGAAGCCGCAGAAAATTGTGGCGCTGGAGGCTTTTATTGCCAATCCGCACTACTCCGGAACCGCGGCGCAGAAGCAGGCGGAGCAGGAACTTGCCCAAATGCTGAAACGCTGAAATCCTGAAAGGAAGACGAGCGGGGTTTATGATTCTTTTTGCCATCATCTCCCTGTTTCTGGGCCTCAGCGTGGTGGCCTTCGGCTTCATTTTGGAAGCGAAGGCGGGCGTGATGGTGGCCGGGTTGGTGGTGTCGGTGTACACATTGCTGGCCGGGCTGCGGATGGCGGCGGGTGGCCGTTCGAATGCCGCGCTGGTGGTTGGCGGGATCTGCGGCCTGATTCCGATTTGGGTGATTCCCTTCTTTCAGGGCACGGAGCAGTTCATCCACTTTCTGCCGGCGCTGATTGCATCGAGCGTGTTCCTGATTGCGGGGCTGGGAATTGGGTACGGGCAGGAGAGGAAGAAGAGGGGGAGGAAGCCAGTGGAACTCAGGTGAGCGTCAGACGCGATTCCCAATGGCGCGCGGGGTAAGGACACCCCGCGCGGCGAGGTTAGGCCATATGCGATTTCGCACAGAGATTTCTATAATCAAGGATTGTCCTGTTGATAGCATAGCCACCAGATCATAACTTGGGAGGTGAATAATGAGGTTGCTGCATTCGTTTTTTGCTGCCCTGCTGCTGCTTGCAGTCGTATGTTTTGCTGACGTCCAAGCGTCCGCTGCTGATGGTGGAATTTTGTTGGTGCAAAGTCATCTGTTGACTCAAGGCTATTTACACGCTCCTGAGCAGTTGGATGGGCAGTATGGCCAAATTACCGATGACGCATTGCGGCGTTATGCGAATGACAGATACTTCAACCTTGCCTCCAGCGATAGCTTTGCAGTACAGCTCTACTCTGAGGTTGCTCATGACAGCGCTGCTTTTGTGCAGCTCGAATCGAAGGGATATTCCAAGACACAAGTTACCGATTGGCTGGCCTACTACCGATCAAACAGGCTAATCGCTAATCCTAAATGGGTAAGAGTTCCGACCTCAGTTACAACACCTTCAAGCAGTCAATCTTCCCATATTGGCTCTGGGTCGTATTCCGGTGGAGGATCGGTGCACGTAAGAGGATATTATCGGAAAGACGGCACGTACGTGCGGCCTCACACTCGGAGTAGACCGAGGCACCACTAGTTCCGAAATATGTTTATGGAGTTCAATTTCAGCAAGAGTAACCTGGAACTTTAATGATCCACGACGTCATCACGCACAAGTTGCGGCTGATTCCCGATGAACGGGGGCGGCTGCTCGAGATCCTCCGCACGGATGATCCGCATTATCTGCCCATCGCACAGGTGTATATGACCACCAACTATCCGGGTGTGGTCAAGGCCTGGCATTTCCACAAAAACCAGAACGACCAGATGACCTGCGTGAAGGGCATGGTCAAGGTGGTGCTGTACGACGCGCGCGACGACTCGCCCACCAAGGGCGAAGTCAACGAGTTTTTTGTGGGCGAGCACAACCCGATGCTGATCCGCATTCCCAAGGGCGTCTATCACGGCTGGAAGTGCGTGTCCGAAGGCGAATCGGTGGTGGTCAACTGCCCCGACCAGCTCTACGATTACAAGAATCCCGACGAGCACCGCGCCGCCTACGACGATCCGAAGATTCCGTACAATTGGGACATTGTTTACAAATGAAAAACTAAAAATGAAAAACAAAAAAGCGGAGATCCGCGGAGGTTTCTTTTTGGTTTTTCATTTCTGATTTCTGATTTTCAGCCATGTCAGACCCTGACCCTTATCCATCGCCGAATAACGGCGGCCTGTCCAACAATGACATTGAGCGGCGCACCTGGGAATGGTTTTCCAGCGCCGTGGAGGTGATCTTTGGCCCGGCCTATTATCATGTGCTCAATCATGATGTGGGCGATCTCTGGCCGGATGTGATCGCGCTGCGGGCGCATGACCGGGTCGGGTTCGAGATCACGTCTCCACTGCGGCCTGAGGATGTGGTGAAGAAGCACAGCTCCAGCGCGGCGGATGACGAGGCGGAGATGCCGGTGCAGCGGCAGCTTGAAAAGCGGGTGATCGAGGCGCTCAAACGCAAGATCAAGAAGTACGGCAACCGCAAGATGCAGTTGCCGCTGGCGCTGCTGATCACGCTGGCGCATCCCTCGACGATGAAGTTCTTCTCCCACACGGATCTTGAGCACCTGTCGCAGGTGGTGAAGAGCGTCCTCGGCCATCTGCTGCACCAGCCGATCGACGCCGTGTATTTAGTCGGTCCCGGCGAGCGGGCGCATCTTTTGTGGCGGCGGCGCGGCGCGCAATGGAAGAAATTGTTTCCGGAATTGGAGCAGGGGTGACCCCTGCACCCGGGGCCGATCACGCTGAGGCGTGATCGGGGGACAGCGCTGCGCGCAGCCCAAATGCACGAGGAGGACATTTGTATCGAAATTGGAAGTGAGAAGATGAAGATGCATCATCGTATTGTTGTCGGAGATTCGCGGCGTATGTCGGCCGTGGCGGACGCATCCGTGCAGCTTGTCATCACGTCTCCGCCGTACTGGCAGCTCAAGGACTACGGCGCGGACGGGCAGATCGGGTTCGACGACAGCTATGAGGCCTACATCAACAACCTGAATCTTGTCTGGCAGGAGTGTGAACGTGTACTGAGTCCGGGCTGCCGGTTGTGTATTAACATCGGTGACCAGTTCGCGCGGTCGGTGTATTATGGCCGCTACAAGGTGATTCCCATTCGCACGGAGATCATCCGCTTCTGTGAGACTATTGGCTTGGATTACATGGGGGCTGTGATCTGGCAGAAAGTCACAACGACGAACACCACCGGCGGCGCGACCATCATGGGATCCTTTCCGTATCCGCGCAACGGCATTCTGAAATTAGATTACGAATTCATTCTCATTTTCAAGAAGCTCGGCGAGGCTCCGCGTCCGGATCCGCGTGTGCGGGACGAGGCGAAGATGACCACAGAAGAGTGGAACACCTACTTTGCCGGGCACTGGAATTTTCCCGGCGAGCGGCAAGAGGGACATATTGCGCGCTTTCCCGTGGAACTGCCGCATCGTTTGATTCGCATGTTTTCCTTTCCCGGTGAGACCGTGCTGGATCCTTTCACCGGAAGCGGCACGACCAATATTGCGGCAGCGCGATTGAACCGCAGCTCAATGGGGTACGAAATCAATCCGGAATTTGCCGCACTGGCAGCGCAGCGGTTGGAGGGCGAGAAGAGTTTGGTTTCGAATTGCGCGGCGAGCACAACTCATGAACCATCGCTAACCACCGAAGACATCCGCTCGCTGCATTTGCGCCTTCCCTATCTGTTTGAAGACAAAGTCAAAATTGCGAGGAAGACGGATCCGAGGCAACTGCTGTTCGGGAGTAAGATTACGGGGAAGGAGACCAACGGCCGACAGGATTTTCGCGTGGCGCGGATCATTTCTGCGAATCAAATCGAGATTGAAGGCGGGCAAGTGGTGCGGCTGCTCGGTGTGTCACCGTTCGCGGCGCGCAAAGATGACGCGGTCGAGTTCTTGCGGACGTTGTTCCAGGGTCAGCGCGTGTCTCTCAAATTCGATAAGGACAAGTATGATGGCGAGGGGCGACTGTTGGCTTATGTGTATCTGCCCAACAAGACTTTTGTTAACGGGCATCTGTTGAAACAGGGATTGGCGAAATTGGATACCTCTTTAGAGTTTTCGAAGCGCGAGGCTCTGAAACAGTACATTGAGAAAGGACGCGCAATTCGTGCAGATTAAGCTTTCGTCGGATCGGATTCGAGCATTGTTGGATGCCGATCCATTGCAACTTCCCCCGTACACCAGTCAACTGCTAAACCTTGCAAATCAAAATGCTCAAGGTACCCGGCCACGAGTCGTGGGCCAAATGAGCGAACTCATTCAGGAATTCGACGGCAAGACTCTGCAGGAATGGGAGGCATGGTACCTTGGCCGCTACGCGGACCGGTTGACGGTAGCCAAGGATCGTATCAAGGCGATGGTGACTAAGTTGCAGGCAGCCATCTTGGCAATAGATGATCAGATGATTGATGACTGGCTCCGGGATCTGGTTATCGTAAAGACTTTCGTTGGGCTGAGATTTCAGGAGGCGATTCTCGCGGAAGTGTCCCGCTCTGTTGATGGAGGTTATCGCCTGTCTGAGCCTTCCGAGGAAGCGCGCGGTATAGACGGCTTTATTAATGGAGTCCCCGTCTCCATTAAGCCCGTCACGTACAAAGTGAAAAGTCAACTTGCAGAGTCTTTGCAAGGCTGCCTGATATATTACGAGAAAATTGATAACGATCTCCGTGTGGAGTTCAACGAAAAAGACCTTAAACCATGAACCGTTTACTTGTCACCGGAGGGGCTAGGTTTTTCGGATAGGATGACGGGGTTTGCGGCAGGTCTCAAGTGGCGGGAGGTGACGAATGAAGGCCGGGGCGAAGGTTAAAGTTGAGGTGCCGAAGCCAGTGCAGCAGCCTGCTGCGCAATTGCCGACGCTGCCTCAGGGCTACGCGGAGTTCGTGACCGAACTGAAGGCGGAAATCCGGTCAGCGCAGGTGCGCGCGGCGTTGTCTGTTAACCGCGAACTGGTGCTGTTGTACTGGAATGTGGGAAGGCAGATTATCAATCATCAGGAGCGTGAAGGATGGGGCGCAAAGGTGATAGACCGACTGTCCCATGATTTGCAACTTACGTTCCCTGAGATGAAAGGGTTCTCTGTCCGTAATATCAAGTATATGCAGAAAATAGCTTTTGCGTATCGCGATCTCGAATTTGTGCAACAAGTTGTTGCACAAATTCCTTGGGGGCATAACGTTTTCGTACTGGACCTTGTGCATGATTCCGCCGAGCGCGAATGGTACATCCGTGAAACGATTGAGCATGGTTGGAGTCGCAATGTGCTTGTGCATCAGATCGAAAGCGGCCTCTATCATCGCAAAGGCAAAACACTAACGAATTTCGAACACACTCTGCCGTCGCCGCAATCCGAACTGGCACAGCAGATTCTCAAAGATCCCTACAACTTCGACTTTCTGAGCTTGGGCGAAGATGTCAAAGAGCGTGATCTGCATCGCGGTTTGCTGGCACACTTGCGTGAATTCCTGCTGGAACTGGGCGTCGGCTTTTCTTTCGTGGGCAGCGAATACCATCTCGAAGTGGATGGTGAGGATTACCACCTTGATCTGCTGTTCTACCATCTTCGGCTCCGCTGCTTTGTGGTGATCGAACTCAAGGTTGGAAAGTTCAAGCCCGAATACACGGGCAAGATGAATTTCTATCTGTCCGCAGTGGATGATCTTCTGCGGCACGAGACGGATCATCCGACCGTCGGCCTGATTCTGTGCAAGGATCGCAGCCGGGTGATTGTCGAGTACAGCCTGCGCGATTCCAGCAGACCGATGGGCGTGGCGGCCTACCGGTTTACGCAGAGCCTGCCCGCCACGCTGCAGGACAATTTACCCACAGTTGAAGAACTCCAAGCCGAACTCTCCGGCGAGACCAAATCATAAGCAACCTCCATTCACACCTAAAGAACATGAACCGTTTATTAGTCACCGGAGGGGCCGGGTTTATCGGCTCCAATTTCATTCACTTCATGCTCGCCAAGTATCCCAAGCTCCAGATCGTGAATCTGGACGCGCTGACGTATGCGGGCAACCTGGAAAATCTGCGGGACGTAGAGAAGGATCCGCGCTACAGTTTTATCCACGGCAACATCTGCAATGGGGCGGATGTGGCGCGGGCGATGGAAGGCTGCGATGCAGTGGTCAACTTTGCCGCGGAAACCCACGTGGACCGCTCGATTCATGAAGGCGGCGCCTTTGTGGAAACCGACGTGCGCGGCGTGTTTGTGCTCTGCGAAGAGGCCCGCAAGCAGAAGGTAAACCGCTTTCTGCACATCTCCACCGATGAGGTGTACGGCTCGATTGACATCGGCGAGTTCAGAGAGATCGACCCGCTGTGTCCGTCCTCGCCGTACAGCTCTTCCAAGGCGGGCGGCGAACTGTTGGCGCGGTCCTATTTTGTCACTTATGATTTGCCGGTGCTGATCACGCGCTCCTCGAATAACTTCGGGCCGTTCCAGTATCCGGAGAAACTGATTCCGTTGTTCACGACCAACCTGATCGAGAACAAGCCGGTGCCGGTATACGGCGACGGCAAGCAGGTGCGGGACTGGTTGTATGTGGAAGATCAAGCGGAAGCGCTGGACCTGGTGCTGACCAAGGGCGTGCCGGGTGAAATCTACAACGTGGGCGCGGGCAATGAGCAGTACAACATGGATGTGACCAAGGGCATCATGAAACTGCTGGGCAAGGGCGAAGAGCTGATTACCTATGTGAAAGACCGCCCCGGCCACGACCGCCGCTATGCGGTGGACACCGCGAAGATCCACAAGCTCGGCTGGAAGCCCAAGCACGATTTCCAGGCGGGTTTGAAGAAGACGGTCGAGTGGTATGTGGCCAACGAAAAATGGTGGCAGGCCATCAAGCAGAAGCAGGCGGAGTACAAAGCCTGGATAGAAAAGCAGTATGGGCAGCAGGGGTAACCCCTGCACCCCAA
This genomic stretch from bacterium harbors:
- a CDS encoding SDR family NAD(P)-dependent oxidoreductase, which codes for MESFRDILKDKVAVVTGASRGVGKGIACVLGEAGATVSVTGRSTRSKGSTENLAGTVEDTAEEVSKRGGEGIPVLLDHTRDAEVEAFFERVFSEQGKLDLLVNNAWGGYERYDSGGFQSPFWEQPFADRWNGMFISGVRAHLLAARCAAPMMLSQRAGLMISTVAWDEGKYLGNLYYDAAKSALVRMMWGMSRELFPFGVASVALAPGFVRTERVMAAHAEQPFDLRQTESPEYAGRAVAALAADPDYVQQTGKVLYAGDLAKHYEFTDIDGRWVPKFRLPEEYA
- a CDS encoding dTDP-4-dehydrorhamnose 3,5-epimerase family protein codes for the protein MIHDVITHKLRLIPDERGRLLEILRTDDPHYLPIAQVYMTTNYPGVVKAWHFHKNQNDQMTCVKGMVKVVLYDARDDSPTKGEVNEFFVGEHNPMLIRIPKGVYHGWKCVSEGESVVVNCPDQLYDYKNPDEHRAAYDDPKIPYNWDIVYK
- a CDS encoding PDDEXK nuclease domain-containing protein produces the protein MKAGAKVKVEVPKPVQQPAAQLPTLPQGYAEFVTELKAEIRSAQVRAALSVNRELVLLYWNVGRQIINHQEREGWGAKVIDRLSHDLQLTFPEMKGFSVRNIKYMQKIAFAYRDLEFVQQVVAQIPWGHNVFVLDLVHDSAEREWYIRETIEHGWSRNVLVHQIESGLYHRKGKTLTNFEHTLPSPQSELAQQILKDPYNFDFLSLGEDVKERDLHRGLLAHLREFLLELGVGFSFVGSEYHLEVDGEDYHLDLLFYHLRLRCFVVIELKVGKFKPEYTGKMNFYLSAVDDLLRHETDHPTVGLILCKDRSRVIVEYSLRDSSRPMGVAAYRFTQSLPATLQDNLPTVEELQAELSGETKS
- the rfbB gene encoding dTDP-glucose 4,6-dehydratase, which translates into the protein MNRLLVTGGAGFIGSNFIHFMLAKYPKLQIVNLDALTYAGNLENLRDVEKDPRYSFIHGNICNGADVARAMEGCDAVVNFAAETHVDRSIHEGGAFVETDVRGVFVLCEEARKQKVNRFLHISTDEVYGSIDIGEFREIDPLCPSSPYSSSKAGGELLARSYFVTYDLPVLITRSSNNFGPFQYPEKLIPLFTTNLIENKPVPVYGDGKQVRDWLYVEDQAEALDLVLTKGVPGEIYNVGAGNEQYNMDVTKGIMKLLGKGEELITYVKDRPGHDRRYAVDTAKIHKLGWKPKHDFQAGLKKTVEWYVANEKWWQAIKQKQAEYKAWIEKQYGQQG
- a CDS encoding MjaI family restriction endonuclease; the encoded protein is MQIKLSSDRIRALLDADPLQLPPYTSQLLNLANQNAQGTRPRVVGQMSELIQEFDGKTLQEWEAWYLGRYADRLTVAKDRIKAMVTKLQAAILAIDDQMIDDWLRDLVIVKTFVGLRFQEAILAEVSRSVDGGYRLSEPSEEARGIDGFINGVPVSIKPVTYKVKSQLAESLQGCLIYYEKIDNDLRVEFNEKDLKP
- a CDS encoding DNA methyltransferase; protein product: MHHRIVVGDSRRMSAVADASVQLVITSPPYWQLKDYGADGQIGFDDSYEAYINNLNLVWQECERVLSPGCRLCINIGDQFARSVYYGRYKVIPIRTEIIRFCETIGLDYMGAVIWQKVTTTNTTGGATIMGSFPYPRNGILKLDYEFILIFKKLGEAPRPDPRVRDEAKMTTEEWNTYFAGHWNFPGERQEGHIARFPVELPHRLIRMFSFPGETVLDPFTGSGTTNIAAARLNRSSMGYEINPEFAALAAQRLEGEKSLVSNCAASTTHEPSLTTEDIRSLHLRLPYLFEDKVKIARKTDPRQLLFGSKITGKETNGRQDFRVARIISANQIEIEGGQVVRLLGVSPFAARKDDAVEFLRTLFQGQRVSLKFDKDKYDGEGRLLAYVYLPNKTFVNGHLLKQGLAKLDTSLEFSKREALKQYIEKGRAIRAD